CGGTGCCGCAGCCAACGCAATAAGTAATCCACCTGGGGAGTACGTTCGCAAGAATGAAACTCAAAGGAATTGACGGGGACCCGCACAAGCGGTGGAGCATGTGGTTTAATTCGAAGCAACGCGAAGAACCTTACCTGATCTTGACATCCCGGTGACAAAGTATGTAACGTACTCTTTCTTCGGAACACCGGTGACAGGTGGTGCATGGTTGTCGTCAGCTCGTGTCGTGAGATGTTGGGTTAAGTCCCGCAACGAGCGCAACCCTTATCTTTAGTAGCCAGCATTTGAGGTGGGCACTCTAGAGAGACTGCCAGGGATAACCTGGAGGAAGGTGGGGATGACGTCAAATCATCATGCCCCTTATGACCAGGGCTACACACGTGCTACAATGGCGTAAACAAAGGGAAGCGACCCTGTGAAGGCAAGCAAATCCCAAAAATAACGTCTCAGTTCGGATTGTAGTCTGCAACTCGACTACATGAAGCTGGAATCGCTAGTAATCGCGAATCAGAATGTCGCGGTGAATACGTTCCCGGGTCTTGTACACACCGCCCGTCACACCATGGGAGTCAGTAACGCCCGAAGCCGGTGACCTAACCGAAAGGAAGGAGCCGTCGAAGGTGGGACCGATAACTGGGGTGAAGTCGTAACAAGGTAGCCGTATCGGAAGGTGCGGCTGGATCACCTCCTTTCTAAGGAAAAGAAGAAGTAGGGGTTGTTGTTTATTGTTTAGTTATCAAGGAGTGAGTGAGGAAAACGCACTCACGGAGTAAAACTAAAAGAGCTTTTTTAAGCCTTCAAAAGTTTAAAAAGGACTGCTGGTGGCGATGCGCCTGGGGGAAACACCCGTACCCATCCCGAACACGATGGTTAAGGCTCAGGCGGCCGATGGTACTGCACTGGAGACGGTGTGGGAGAGCAGGTGGCTGCCAGCTTTAAAAAAGAAAAAGAGGCGGAAGCCTTTTTTAGATAAAAGACCAGAGAACGGGCTTATAGCTCAGCCGGTTAGAGCGCACGCCTGATAAGCGTGAGGTCGGTGGTTCGAGTCCACTTAAGCCCACTTGAGTTTTAAAAACAGAACAAACACCAGACGGGGGATTAGCTCAGTTGGGAGAGCGCCTGCCTTGCAAGCAGGAGGTCACGAGTTCGAATCTCGTATTCTCCATTTGATGTCCACGGCGTCACATGCCGCGCATCAAGCATGTACCTTGAAAATTGCATACAAAGAAATAAAGATTAAATATCTTATTTAATCAAGACATCCGAGGTAATGAAAGACTTACTGGACGTTATGTCCGGTGAGAAAACATTATTTATATTCGAGACAACGAATCAAAAAAACAAACCTAAGAAACCAACGCATATCACGCTAGATATGTGTAGCGAGGGAGACACACCCGTATCTCCTGAGCAGTTGGTCATGCTAAAAAGAGCATATGGTGGATGCCTTGGCACTAAGAGCCGATGAAAGACGTGATAAGCTGCGAAAAGCTTCGGGGAGGAGCAAATATCCTTTGATCCGGAGATATCTGAATGGGGAAACCCAGCTGAGGAAACCTCAGCTATCCTTACGCCAATCCATAACGTAAGGAAGGGAACCCGGTGAACTGAAACATCTAAGTAGCCGGAGGAAGAGAAAACAACATGTGATTCCGCGAGTAGCGGCGAGCGAAAACGGAAGAGCCCAAACCAGGGTGCGTGCACCCTGGGGTTCGGACCGCAGGATTGATTCAGGAAGAGTAGCAGAACGGTTTTGGGAAAGCCGGCCAGAGAGGGTGAAAGCCCCGTAAGCGAAAGTCTGACTGACATGGCGGTATCCAGAGTACCACGAGACACGAGAAACCTTGTGGGAACATGCGGGGACCACCCCGTAAGGCTAAATACTCCTTAGTGACCGATAGCGCATAGTACTGTGAAGGAAAGGTGAAAAGGACCCCGGGAGGGGAGTGAAAGAGAACCTGAAACCATATGTTTACAAGCTGTGGAACACCCTTATGCGGTGAACCGCGTACTTTTTGTAGAACGGTCCGGCGAGTTACGCTGGCTGGCAAGGTTAAAGACTGAAGGTCTGGAGCCGAAGGGAAACCAAGTCTTAATAGGGCGAATGAGTCAGTCAGAGTAGACCCGAAACCGGGTGATCTATCCATGTCCAGGTTGAAGTTGCCGTAAAAGGCAATGGAGGACCGAACCCACATCCGTTGAAAAGGGTGGGGATGAGGTGTGGATAGGGGAGAAATTCCAATCGAACCCGGAGATAGCTGGTTCTCCTCGAAATAGCTTTAGGGCTAGCCTCATACAAGTCTTGCGGAGGTAGAGCACTGAATTTCCTAGGGGGCGTCAAAGCTTACCGAAGAATATCAAACTCCGAATGCCGCGTAGATGATGTATGGGAGTCAGACTGCACGAGATAAGTTGGGTAGTCGAAAGGGAAAGAGCCCAGACCTGCAGCTAAGGTCCCAAAATGTGTGTTAAGTGGAAAAGGATGTGGGATTTCAAAGACAACTAGGATGTTGGCTCAGAAGCAGCCATACATTCAAAGAGTGCGTAATAGCTCACTAGTCGAGAGGTCCTGCGCCGAAAATGTCCGGGGCTGAAACACACTACCGAAGCTCAGGGATGTACGAAGTACATCGGTAGAGGAGCATTGGATGCGGGAAGAAGCAGTACCGTAAGGAGCTGTGGACTGCATCGAAGAGAGAATGCCGGAATGAGTAGCGAGAGGAAGGTGGGAATCCTTCCGGCCGAATATCTAAGGTTTCCAGAGTAAAGCTGATCTGCTCTGGGTAAGTCGGGGCCTAAGGCGAGGTCGAAAGACGTAGCCGATGGACAACAGGTTGAGATTCCTGTACCACGATATAACAGAACTGTGGGGACACGTGTGGAAAGCATAAGCCGGGAATGGAAAGACCGGCGCAAGCGGGGTAGGCGTACATCAGGCAAATCCGGTGTGCAAACCAAATCCGTGACGCGTACCGAACTTAAAGTAGGGAAGTATGTGAGCCATGCGTCAAGAAAAGCCGCTATCGTTTATATCGTGCCCGTACCGTAAACCGACACAGGTGGATGAGGAGAGAATCCTAAGGCCGACGGGAGAAGCATTGTTAAGGAACTCGGCAAAATGACTCCGTAACTTCGGGAGAAGGAGTGCCAGAGAGATCTGGCCGCAGAGAATTGGCCCAAGCAACTGTTTAGCAAAAACACAGGTCTATGCAAAACCGAAAGGTGAAGTATATGGGCTGACGCCTGCCCGGTGCTGGAAGGTTAAGGGGAGAGGTTAGCGCAAGCGAAGCTTTGAACTTAAGCCCCAGTAAACGGCGGCCGTAACTATAACGGTCCTAAGGTAGCGAAATTCCTTGTCGGGTAAGTTCCGACCCGCACGAAAGGCGTAATGATTTGGGCACTGTCTCAACAATGCACCCGGTGAAATTGAAATACCAGTGAAGATGCTGGTTACCTGCGCCAGGACGGAAAGACCCCATGGAGCTTTACTCCAGCTTGATACTGGGATTCGGTATTGCATGTACAGGATAGGTGGGAGGCGAAGAAGTGATGACGCCAGTCGTCACAGAGCCGCTGTTGGGATACCACCCTTGCAGTATTGGATTTCTAACCATCAGCCGTGAACCGGCTGGGGGACAATGTCAGGTGGGGAGTTTGACTGGGGCGGTCGCCTCCGAAAGGGTATCGGAGGCGCTCAAAGGTCCTCTCAGAATGGTCGGAAACCATTCGCAGAGTGCAAAGGCAAAAGAGGGCTTGACTGCGACACCGACGGGTGGAGCAGGTACGAAAGTAGGACTTAGTGATCCGGTGGTATAAAGTGGGATTGCCATCGCTCAACGGATAAAAGCTACCCTGGGGATAACAGGCTTATCACTCCCAAGAGTTCACATCGACGGAGTGGTTTGGCACCTCGATGTCGGCTCATCGCATCCTGGGGCTGAAGTAGGTCCCAAGGGTTGGGCTGTTCGCCCATTAAAGCGGTACGCGAGCTGGGTTCAGAACGTCGTGAGACAGTTCGGTCCCTATCCGGCGTGGGCGTAGGATATTTGAGAGGAGCTGTCCTTAGTACGAGAGGACCGGGATGGACTGGCCGCTGGTGTATCTGTTGTTCTACCAAGAGCATGGCAGAGTAGCCAAGCCGGGACGGGATAAACGCTGAAGGCATCTAAGCGTGAAGCCCCCCTCAAGATGAGATATCCCTGCGCAAGCAGTAAGACCCCTTGAAGACGACGAGGTAGATAGGGCAGAGGTGGAAGTGCAGCAATGTATGGAGCTGACTGCTACTAATCGGTCGAGGGCATGACCAAGAGCGAAGAGAGCGCGGAGTCAGGAATGACGGAGGCGCGTCTCGAAGCGAAAAGGTGGATAGGTAATGGATGTAATATTTATTTCTTGTATGCAGTTTTGAAGGTACATATCTTCAGATAGCGAGGCCCAGTGGCTCAGTTGGTTAGAGCGCCGCCCTGTCACGGCGGAGGTCGAGAGTTCGAGTCTCTTCTGGGTCGCTATATGGGATCTTAGCTCAGCTGGGAGAGCATCTGCCTTACAAGCAGAGGGTCATAGGTTCGAGCCCTATAGGTCCCATATGAAAATGGATGGATTCCCGAGTGGCCAAAGGGGGCAGACTGTAAATCTGTTGGCAACGCCTTCGAAGGTTCGAATCCTTCTCCATCCATTACCAGACTTGCCGTTGTGGCTCAATTGGCAGAGCAGCTGATTTGTAATCAGCAGGTTACCGGTTCAAGTCCGGTCAACGGCTTCATAATCTAATATTAGTTAATAACGCGGGGTGGAGCAGTCTGGAAGCTCGTCGGGCTCATAACCCGAAGGTCGTAGGTTCAAATCCTGCCCCCGCAATTGATGCTTGTTGAACTACAAAAGTTCAATAAGATATGCCCAGATAGCTCAGTCGGTAGAGCAGAGGACTGAAAATCCTCGTGTCGCTGGTTCGATTCCGGCTCTGGGCATTTTCTTTACTGTGAAAATAGTATACGGGCGTGTAGCTCAGGTGGTAGAGCACTTGACTTTTAATCAAGTTGTCCGGGGTTCGAATCCCCGCACGCTCATGGGAATGAGAGTGGCAGGAATCCTTTGTGATAAAGGTTCCTGCCGTTTTCTTTAAAATACTAAAAATTCCAGCAGAGTATGTGAAAAGCATACTCTGTTTTTTATTCTGTAATTTTGAATCTTTACTTAAACTTAAGATTTTCTTTCGGAAAATGATAGATACTATATATATAATTACAGTCAGACATAAGCAATCAAGCATTAAGAAGGAGGTCTTATGATGTACAGAGATAATAAACCTGCAGTCAGCGTGGTCGTTCCTTGTTATAATGAGCAGGAAGTACTGCCTCTTTATTTACAGGCCATGCAGGAAGTGATAAAGAAGATGGAGCCTGTGACCGTGGAGATCATATTTGTCGATGACGGTTCAGCAGATGAAACGCTGAAGCTTTTAAAAGAATTTCATGAAAAAGATAACAATTACCGGTATCTTTCCTTTTCCAGAAATTTCGGAAAAGAATCAGCGCTTTACGCCGGACTTAAGGCGGCCGAGGGAGAGTATGTCGCGGTAATGGACGCAGATCTGCAGGATCCGCCTGAGTATCTCCCTGAGATGTACGATATCTTACAGGAAGGCGAATATGACTGTGTGGCCACGAGAAGAGGCGACCGTCACGGGGAGGCGAAGCTGCGCTCCTTCCTTTCCGCTTCTTTTTATAAATTCATAAATAAGCTCTCCCAGGTACAGATCGTGGAGGGAGCCAGAGATTTTCGTATGATGAACCGGAAAATGGCGGACGCCATACTATCATTAAGTGAGTGCAACCGTTTTTCCAAAGGATTATTCGGATGGGTAGGGTTCAGGACAAAATGGCTGGAATATCACAATGTTGAGCGGGCGGCCGGCGATACAAAATGGTCGCTCTGGAAGCTGTTCAAATATTCCATCGACGGAATACTCGGTTTTTCGACAGTACCGCTGTCCATGGCTTCATACGGCGGCATTCTGTTCTGCGGGGCTGCGTTCTGCATGATCGTATTCCTAGTGGTAAAGAACTTGTTCTGGCATGACCCGGTGGCAGGCTGGCCGGCCATGATGTGCGTAATTTTCCTCATAGGAGGCGTACAGCTGCTCTGCATTGGTATTTCAGGCCAGTACCTTGCCAGGGCATATACAGAGATAAAAAACAGGCCAATCTATTTATTGAGGGAATCAAGTGATGAAGAGGATGCAAAAACCGACGGCAAAGACAACAAAAAGCAGGGAAGATATGTTATATCTCTCGATTCTTATGGTCATCCCGCTCATACTGTATATCCTGAAGATAAGAAACGGATATCTGGCAGGCTCTGAGATCGACTGGCTCGGGCAGCACAGCGTATTCCCGGATTATTTCCGCAAGCTGTTTTATGAGACGAAAACACTGTTTCCCCAGTTCGCGGCAGAGCTTGGCGGTGGGCAGAATATTTACAACTTTGCCTATTACGGACTATTTAACCCGTTGTATCTCGTATCATACGCGCTGCCCTTCGTAAAGATGACCACATACATTCAGGTCGTCTCGCTGCTGGAGCATATGGCGGACGGAGTGCTCTGTTATTACTGGCTCAGCAGCGGGCATTTTAAAAAGCGGGAAAGCTTTTATGCTTCTTCGATACTTGTGCTGGCCGCATCTGTGACCTATCATTCCTCCATGCAGCTGATGTTTGTGAACTATATGCCGTTTCTGCTGCTGGCGCTGATCGGCTATGACCGGTACTGTAAAAAGGGAAAGTACGGCCTGCTGACACTGTCCGTTTTCTTCATGATACTTACGAGCTTCTATTTTGCGGTAGGGGGCATGACGGCCCTGTTCATCTATGGGGTGACAGGATACCAAAACGAGACGGATGAGTCCGTGGGTCTCATATCATCGTGCCTGAGGTTCATTAAGTGGCTCTGGGGACGGTTTTACCCGGCGCTTTTCGGATGCTTTCTATCGCTTTTCTATCTGATACCAGTTTACTTTGCCATGACAGCGGGCCGTGCCGGGCATGGAGGAATCACTGTTTCAAAGCTTCTCATTCCTGATATACGCCTTCATAAGCTATTATACAGCGGATACGGGATGGGTCTTACGGCAGCTGCGCTTCTCATGCTGTGTATCAGTATATTTTATAAAAAGTGCCGGGAGAAATTCATGGCAGCGCTGTTGCTGCTTATGCTTCTGTTCCCTGTATTTGACTGGCTGCTGAACGGTGGGCTCTATCTGAGGGATAAGGCTTTTATCCCATTTCTGCCGCTTTTATGCTGGCTTGCGGCAGCGTTTTTTACCAGGCTTGAAACCCAGGCGCTTAAAGCGCGCCAGGCGGCGGCAGGGTGCATTCTGGCCGGAGCGCTCGTCGCCGTTTCGCTGCTTACGAACAGTTATGCAAGGCAGGAGAAGTATCTTTTATTTATAGACTTTGCCGTCTGCGGGGCATCGGTATTGCTCAGCATGGTCTGTTGGAAAAAGGCGTTGTGCGCTGTGACGCTGGCAGTGATGGCATTTCTCTGCGCAGGTCAGTGCACCGTGCTGAAAGAGGAACTGGTCACGTCGGCCGATATGAATAAAATAGAAGATCCGGATATTGAAAAAGCGGTAAGGTCTGTACTGCACGGAGGCTTTTACCGGACCGAGACAAGGGGCGGATACAGTGAGAACAAAGCCAGCCAGAACCGGGTGCTGGCCTGCGGGCAGAATCTGACGACCGTATATTCTTCTATCAGCAATTCGTACTACAGCGAATTCCGCAATAAAGTGCTGAACCTTAGTAAGCCGAGCAGGAACAGCCTTATGGCGGACACCGTAGACAATCCCATTTTCCTGCGGCTCATGGGCGTGCGCTATATAGTGGGAGACCGGGCGCCGGCCGGCTATGAGAAGATAGGGCAGAGCGGAAGCGTGAATATATATGAAAATAAAAACGCCGCGCCGGCTGCTTATGTGACAGACCGTATCATATCAGAAGATACTTATTCAGATCTGTCTTATCCTGAGCGCCAGCTGGCGCTGCTTGGCGCAGCAGTGGCACATACGCCTGATACCGTGGATGACATTCCGGTAAATGTAAAAAAGGTGAACGCACATATCAGTACAACAGTCATAAAAGGGAATGCCTCCTATGGCTCCGTATCTGTGGACAGTGATATGCCGGGAGATACGTATCTGTTTCTGGAATTTGACGTGAAGAACAACAGGCCTTCGGAAGACGTGACAGTCACTGTGAACGGAGAGCAGAATAAGCTCAGCGCCAGAAAGGCGGCATACTATAATGGCAATACTACATTCCATTATACGTCACTTTTAAAGGCGGGGGAGACAGAGTTCCCTGTAAAATTCGGAAAAGGGAACTACGAGATCAGCAATGTCCGCGCCTGGACCGGTACGGCCGGGGAGGAGGCGGCAGCCGAGCTGTACAGACGGCCTGCGGCGCTTGAAGTTACAGGGGCCGGAAATGTCCTTGAGGGGACGGCAGAGTCCGAACATGGAGGATGGCTCATCACATCTGTCCCGTATGATAAAAGCTTTCAACTCTATGTGGACGGCAGGCAGCAGAAGATCAGGAGAGTAAACACCGCGTTTGTAGGTGTCCCTCTGAAGGCCGGCGCACATGAGATCAGGCTTGTCTATCACGCGCCGGGAAGAAATGCCGGTATTGCGGCAGCTCTTATCACAGCTGTAATACTAGGAGCGGATATTATAAGGAGAAAGAGGCGGTTGCATGGCAAAATATAAAAAAATAACGGCTTACATGGTATTTGGCATCTTAACTACAGTTGTCAATGTGGCAGTGTATTATATCTGTTACCAGATATTAAAAATCCCAAATATATACAGTACGGCCGCCGCATGGTGCATGGCTGTTGTATTTGCTTTTCTTACAAACAAACCATTTGTGTTTGAGAGCAGAAACTGGAGCCAAAAGACAGTCGCCGCAGAGGCGGTCCGGTTCTTCGGCTGCAGGGCGCTGACCGGCGTACTAGAACTTGCGCTTATGTTTCTGCTCGTGGACATCTTAGCCCTTCAGGGTACTGTGATGAAGATATTCACCAATATTATCGTTATAGCGTTAAATTATATTGCAGGAAAATACTTTGTGTTTGACAGCTGACAAAATGCGACAAAAAATCCCTTCACCGGATGTTATATTATATCCGGTGAAGGGATTTTATTATACCGAAATGCAGAAACGTTAGAATGTGGGGACAGTATTCGTATGAGATTCAGAAAGAATGGTAAATTTGAAGACAAAACAGTCCGGAGGAAAGGCCATTTCATCCATATAGAAAAACACAGCGGTAAAATCATCGGCCAGACGGCCGTTTTAAATATAGCGGCAGTCTTCATCTGTATAACCGCGCTCTGGAGTGTGTTTATCCACTATCAGACGAGGCTGGGCAGAGAATATAACGAATTGATGCAGGATAACCTTTCGTCCTATGTCAAAGCACAGACTGTAGAAGTAAATTCTTTTCATTCTGACGTGAGCGGCACTCTGAACGCGATACGGTCGCTGGCGGAAACAGAAGGGGCCGGCATAAGCGGCGGGAAGCTGCAGGATTATCTGGATACGGTAAATAAAGAACAGAGCAGATATTCTGTTTTATACATGACGCTGGACGAATTCGTGGAATCGGCAGCCGGAGGGGAAGCAGACAGAGCGGAAAAGGACAGGATATATGCATTGCTCCGGGCGGGACAGGAAGTGATCACAGATGTGAGCTGTAAGGAAGAGTACGCGGACTACAGGTACAGCATAGCCGTACCGCTGTTTGGCGGGCCGGGAGATATATCCGGTGTGCTCTGTACGGTGGCGGACGCACAGGAACTTGTGGACACGAGCTGGAAGTCAGGGGACATTGATGTGGTGAGCAGCTGTGTCGTCAAAAGCGACGGCAGCTTTGTGCCGCTCAGAGACAGTGATAAGCAGCTGAAGCCCACACTGGAGAAGGAACTGAAAGAGAAAAAGGTGTCTGGTGATATTCTGGTGCAGATAGAGCAGGCGCTCGCTCAGGATAAAGATATATTTGTCGGGGCTTTAAACAGAAAAACAGACAAAGGGTATTACATCGGCATATCTCCGCTCGGGTACAATGACTGGTATATCGTTGATTTTGTGAAGGAGAATAAAATATACGTCCATTCCAGTATGCTGATGAATCAGATGCTTCAGACGAGCATGGTCGTTCTGGCAATGATCGTCTTTGCCGCCGGCATGATCATGTGGTATATGATAACGAAAAGAAGAAAAGAGTCTCTGGAAGCAAAAAAATATATGGTTCTTGCACAGTTTTCCGACACGATAATGTTCCAGTATACGTACAGCGCGGACACAGCAGTTATCTCTCCCAATGCGGAACTTAAATTCCGGGTGAATCATCTGGAAAGCAGCCGTTATCTGAAAGAGAATAAAAATCTTATGGAACTGCACCGCGACGATGAAAAGATGTTCCAGGATATTTTAAAAACACCTCATAATGACGGAGAGATCCATGCGGTAAATATGAGGCTTGTAGACAAATGTGGCCGGTATATATGGTGTGAATGCCAGTACCGTTACGTATATGACGGGAATCACCCTTCGGCGGTGATCGGGAAGCTCACAGATATCAACAGCCAGATCAAGAGAGAGCAGCAGCTTCTCAAAAAAGTCCGGCTCGACGGTCTGACAGAAATATATAACAAAGCCGCAGGGGAAGAGATCATAAGACGTAAGATGGCTAAGTCCCGGAAAGGCCTGCTCTATATACTGGACGTAGATAATTTTAAGCAGATCAACGATCAGTACGGCCACTGTCAGGGAGATAAGGCGCTCGCTCACATTGGAGGGCTGCTCAAGTCGAAGTTCCGGTCAGATGATATCGTATGCCGGATCGAGGGACGAGTTTGTCGCCTATATGGATGGAACCGTGAACAGAAAGGCTGCGGCTAAAAAGGCGGAGGATATCTTTAAAGCGCTGGAGGAATGCTCACAGGAGATGGATTTTGAGATCACGGTCAGTATAGGGATCGCGGCATGCCCCGAGCATGGAAGCACATACGAGGAACTGTTCAACGCCGCCGACAAAGCAATGTACGAAGGGAAAAAGCACGGGAAGAATCAGTTTCAGATCGGCGGGAATGAAATATTATGACGATTTATATTGACTTTTTTT
This is a stretch of genomic DNA from [Clostridium] hylemonae DSM 15053. It encodes these proteins:
- a CDS encoding glycosyltransferase family 2 protein, translating into MMYRDNKPAVSVVVPCYNEQEVLPLYLQAMQEVIKKMEPVTVEIIFVDDGSADETLKLLKEFHEKDNNYRYLSFSRNFGKESALYAGLKAAEGEYVAVMDADLQDPPEYLPEMYDILQEGEYDCVATRRGDRHGEAKLRSFLSASFYKFINKLSQVQIVEGARDFRMMNRKMADAILSLSECNRFSKGLFGWVGFRTKWLEYHNVERAAGDTKWSLWKLFKYSIDGILGFSTVPLSMASYGGILFCGAAFCMIVFLVVKNLFWHDPVAGWPAMMCVIFLIGGVQLLCIGISGQYLARAYTEIKNRPIYLLRESSDEEDAKTDGKDNKKQGRYVISLDSYGHPAHTVYPEDKKRISGRL
- a CDS encoding YfhO family protein — translated: MLYLSILMVIPLILYILKIRNGYLAGSEIDWLGQHSVFPDYFRKLFYETKTLFPQFAAELGGGQNIYNFAYYGLFNPLYLVSYALPFVKMTTYIQVVSLLEHMADGVLCYYWLSSGHFKKRESFYASSILVLAASVTYHSSMQLMFVNYMPFLLLALIGYDRYCKKGKYGLLTLSVFFMILTSFYFAVGGMTALFIYGVTGYQNETDESVGLISSCLRFIKWLWGRFYPALFGCFLSLFYLIPVYFAMTAGRAGHGGITVSKLLIPDIRLHKLLYSGYGMGLTAAALLMLCISIFYKKCREKFMAALLLLMLLFPVFDWLLNGGLYLRDKAFIPFLPLLCWLAAAFFTRLETQALKARQAAAGCILAGALVAVSLLTNSYARQEKYLLFIDFAVCGASVLLSMVCWKKALCAVTLAVMAFLCAGQCTVLKEELVTSADMNKIEDPDIEKAVRSVLHGGFYRTETRGGYSENKASQNRVLACGQNLTTVYSSISNSYYSEFRNKVLNLSKPSRNSLMADTVDNPIFLRLMGVRYIVGDRAPAGYEKIGQSGSVNIYENKNAAPAAYVTDRIISEDTYSDLSYPERQLALLGAAVAHTPDTVDDIPVNVKKVNAHISTTVIKGNASYGSVSVDSDMPGDTYLFLEFDVKNNRPSEDVTVTVNGEQNKLSARKAAYYNGNTTFHYTSLLKAGETEFPVKFGKGNYEISNVRAWTGTAGEEAAAELYRRPAALEVTGAGNVLEGTAESEHGGWLITSVPYDKSFQLYVDGRQQKIRRVNTAFVGVPLKAGAHEIRLVYHAPGRNAGIAAALITAVILGADIIRRKRRLHGKI
- a CDS encoding GtrA family protein yields the protein MAKYKKITAYMVFGILTTVVNVAVYYICYQILKIPNIYSTAAAWCMAVVFAFLTNKPFVFESRNWSQKTVAAEAVRFFGCRALTGVLELALMFLLVDILALQGTVMKIFTNIIVIALNYIAGKYFVFDS